CTTCTTTGCCGACCGGCTGATTCCCATGTCGCTTCCGGATGATTTCTGGATTACCGATACCACGTTTCGGGATGGACAGCAGGCGAGGCCCCCCTACACCCCTGAACAGATTCTGAAGATCTTTGATATGATGCACCGTCTTGGGGGGCCGAACGGAGTGATCCGGCAGTCCGAGTTCTTCCTGTACAGCGAGAAGGACCGGAAGGCGCTGGAATTGTGCATGGACCGCCGATACCCGTATCCTGAGATCACCGGGTGGATCCGGGCCAAGAAGGAGGACTTCAAGCTCGTCCGGGAGGCCGGCCTCAAGGAGACCGGGATTCTGGTCTCCTGTTCGGATTACCATATCTATCTTAAACTCAAGAAGACGCGCAAACAGGCCCTGAATGAGTATCTGGATGTGGTTCGCGCTTCGCTGGATGCGGGGATCGTGCCCAGATGCCATCTCGAGGATATCACCCGTGCGGACTTCTACGGATTTGTCATCCCCTTTGTGAACGAACTGATGCGTTTATCCGAAGAGAGCGGGATCCCGGTCAAGATCCGGGCCTGCGATACCATGGGGTACGCGGTCCCTTATCCGGGGGCGGCCCTTCCCCGAGGGGTTGCTGATCTGATCTACGGGCTGATTCATTACGGCGGCGTCCCTTCTCATCTTCTCGAGTGGCACGGGCACAATGATTTTCACAAGGTGCTGGCCAATGCGGCGACGGCCTGGCTGTACGGCTGCTGCGCCGCCAACGGGACTCTCCTCGGTTTCGGCGAACGGACAGGGAACCCGCCTATTGAAGGGCTGATCATCGAATACATGAGCCTCAAGGGCAAACAGAACGGCGTGGATCCCACGGTGATCACCGAGATCGCTAATTATTTTCAGGATGATCTGGGGTATCAAATCCCGTCCAATTATCCTTTTGTGGGCGAGGATTTCAATGTGACCAAGGCCGGTATACATGCCGACGGCGTGCTCAAGAACGAGGAGATTTATAACATCTTCGATACCCGGAGTCTCCTGAACCGGCCGCTCGGCGTGATCATCACGGACAAATCCGGTGTGGCCGGGATCAGCTACTGGATCAACACGCACCTGCGTCAGACGGGCGGCCGCACCGTGGACAAGCACCATCCGGGCATTGCCCGCATCCACAGATGGGTGAGCGAGCAGTACGAACAGGGACGCATCACGGCGATCTCCAACGAAGAGATCCTGCATCAGGCGAGGAAGCATCTTCCTGAGTATTTTGTATCAGACCTGGACAAGATCAAGGCCAAGGCCCTCGACATGGCTCAGGGCATTGTGGAGAAAAGCGCCGCCACGCCGGATCTTCGTTCCATGAAACGTTCAAGGATGGAAAAGACGCTGCGGAAACTGGTAGGGGATAATCCATTTATTCAATTTGCTTATATCACCAATACCGACGGGATCAAGGTGACCAGTCATATCACTCAGATCGGCGACAAGGCCAAATACCAGATATTTTCCGAGAAAGAGGATTTTTCCGACCGGTCATGGTTTATAGAACCGATGAAGGACGGCAAGACCCACGCGAGCGATCTTTACACCTCCAAGGCCACGGGGGTTCTGGCCATCACCGTCTCCACGCCGATTTTCGACAAAGAGGACGAGATTATCGGTGTTTTCGGCGTGGATATGCGTTTTGAAGACTTGATCAAAAGCGAATAATAGGACCACTAAGGCCTGCAAGGCGCAGGGCCGCTGAGGAGAAATATAAAAATGGTCGAGTT
The DNA window shown above is from Nitrospirae bacterium CG2_30_53_67 and carries:
- a CDS encoding histone-lysine N-methyltransferase, which produces MRRKRPDSRITPDYRFELKDVKEPNLLRDMFPYVEVPKIFFADRLIPMSLPDDFWITDTTFRDGQQARPPYTPEQILKIFDMMHRLGGPNGVIRQSEFFLYSEKDRKALELCMDRRYPYPEITGWIRAKKEDFKLVREAGLKETGILVSCSDYHIYLKLKKTRKQALNEYLDVVRASLDAGIVPRCHLEDITRADFYGFVIPFVNELMRLSEESGIPVKIRACDTMGYAVPYPGAALPRGVADLIYGLIHYGGVPSHLLEWHGHNDFHKVLANAATAWLYGCCAANGTLLGFGERTGNPPIEGLIIEYMSLKGKQNGVDPTVITEIANYFQDDLGYQIPSNYPFVGEDFNVTKAGIHADGVLKNEEIYNIFDTRSLLNRPLGVIITDKSGVAGISYWINTHLRQTGGRTVDKHHPGIARIHRWVSEQYEQGRITAISNEEILHQARKHLPEYFVSDLDKIKAKALDMAQGIVEKSAATPDLRSMKRSRMEKTLRKLVGDNPFIQFAYITNTDGIKVTSHITQIGDKAKYQIFSEKEDFSDRSWFIEPMKDGKTHASDLYTSKATGVLAITVSTPIFDKEDEIIGVFGVDMRFEDLIKSE